One segment of Glandiceps talaboti chromosome 21, keGlaTala1.1, whole genome shotgun sequence DNA contains the following:
- the LOC144451164 gene encoding uncharacterized protein LOC144451164, with the protein MQRRSSLSNDLWQTLSDQVSEDFAFLESPVSPTDLLRSDFKGWLVDSKDGTRYWCIVADILFCMFDSPTSQNARKTLVLPGYDVKPFVFLSENTHQSPSHATATGVSKYQFKMIHQNSKGTEFVFDVENERELQKWVKVLRLASSLDYNIISNTDDEESSDENADFYGNYGRYNNNDLDLPAVKYQLPTSPTAMNSSHRNRSKSENAKRAFFDLTDDLERKESNATSSAERRLVFARTSPPIGESGVSRDDFSYSSSSAKSSPCGSLERCASLGLRHSSSASAVVDAPRRSLTEIRHDRASTEPTRFTLGMKLAKRASKVKEKMSSFRSVKVKTNHTDAVTVGSLSNVKHSGELLQKMKSTWIKCWCAVSSGNLYIFPSNQETEVADICMPLVGCKASQSQKEKVPNLLKVSHRDIKTIYLQTNNFAELIQWIDLLNKEAYELHKSASDPNLFEKDTGIHKSNSLAVMQGKVGRIYEKNENAGSQRKHISAEKSPATEKRMATLRMSRASFAEGYENFNGENDPESQPAENINTQTEGHSIDDDDVFGTTTTTTTRTTKTPLAESTVSFHRTVHSEDESSQSEMECSPRASSRGLRKMSIHGSLGDLPGAITNEKVKKVKNSKKKGRPGSMVKIAANEWTNPIKTGYVNRKSKGPWTKCWMVLNEDTLYVYRTPEDMVTMDTTHLPGYKVSTDVKTAFKSRKLTFKLSHEGSRSTYIATETEAELHAWVDVINKATQKITMEGLNLELGVSKEFETKKDDKETLRKENEEEFRLELTKIQKDQLIQEMIAHSKGPRKKGFRPKSMPPISNTKDEINLKYEKSLEEEELKALKYQTILKQRRMSAQIKKDDLQKKLFEDKKKKTVSEVEYEAMDKTLQELNDTLTSVECEIRMNENMKTETMECLKQKKELELKICAQQHKMKEYRKVAAEKALQEISETVGQVSQKASEQITMQVSHRQFPDRLSAVNLKRRTLPVIPQERSPMPSPRPSPQPSPRPSPILSHRTVDGSENNIDNESLDKFSLHSTISDSSVKTVSSSGGDSGLNFTPGLTKGRSESPIQTLGQRSLNVNSSEEKTMQSVATTVVVSNLEDESGKAEINKQSQTSSEQTGQKTKHIRTEVSAETLAEIEAFEKLALEMLAQHPF; encoded by the exons ATGCAACGACGATCATCACTCAGTAATGACTTGTGGCAGACCCTGTCGGACCAAGTGTCAGAAGATTTTGCGTTTCTGGAGTCTCCAGTGAGTCCAACAGATCTGTTGAGATCAGACTTCAAGGGATGGTTGGTTGATTCCAAAGATGGGACAAGATATTGGTGTATTGTAGCTGATATTCTGTTCTGTATGTTTGACAGTCCAACATCACAGAACGCAAGGAAGACGCTGGTTTTACCAGGATATGATGTGAAACCATTTGTTTTTCTCTCGGAGAACACACATCAGTCACCCTCACATGCCACTGCGACAGGAGTAAGCAAATATCAGTTCAAAATGATACACCAAAACTCTAAAGGCACTGAATTTGTCTTTGATGTGGAGAATGAAAGAGAACTCCAAAAATGGGTCAAAGTATTAAGACTTGCATCATCATTAGACTACAACATTATTAGTAATACAGATGATGAAGAGAGTAGTGATGAGAATGCTGATTTCTATGGCAACTATGGTCGCTATAACAACAATGATCTTGACTTGCCAGCTGTCAAGTACCAATTGCCAACATCACCTACAGCGATGAATAGTAGCCATAGAAATCGCTCGAAAAGTGAGAACGCTAAAAGAGCGTTCTTTGATCTGACTGACGATTTAGAACGAAAGGAAAGCAATGCGACAAGTAGTGCAGAAAGGCGGTTAGTTTTCGCGAGGACATCACCACCGATCGGAGAATCTGGTGTGTCGAGGGATGATTTTAGTTACAGTTCATCTTCTGCTAAAAGCTCACCTTGTGGGAGCCTTGAACGATGTGCCAGCCTTGGTCTTCGTCACTCTTCATCAGCGTCTGCGGTTGTCGACGCCCCTCGTAGATCGTTAACTGAGATCAGACATGACCGTGCGTCAACTGAGCCAACCAGATTTACTTTGGGTATGAAACTAGCAAAACGGGCATCAAAAGTTAAAGAAAAAATGAGCAGTTTTAGATCAGTGAAAGTGAAAACAAACCATACAGACGCTGTCACTGTTGGGTCACTTTCAAATGTGAAACACTCCGGGGAACTCttacagaaaatgaaaagtACTTGGATAAAATGCTGGTGTGCTGTAAGCTCTGGGAATCTTTACATCTTTCCGTCAAATCAAGAAACAGAGGTTGCTGACATTTGTATGCCTCTTGTCGGGTGCAAAGCCTCGCAGTCACAAAAAGAGAAAGTTCCAAATCTTTTAAAAGTTTCTCATCGTGATATTAAAACtatttatttacaaactaaCAACTTCGCAGAACTTATTCAGTGGATTGATCTGTTGAACAAGGAAGCATATGAACTGCACAAGAGTGCATCGGACCCAAATCTCTTTGAAAAGGACACGGGAATACACAAATCAAACTCACTAGCCGTAATGCAGGGAAAAGTTGGCAGGATTTATGAAAAAAACGAAAATGCTGGGTCGCAAAGGAAACATATTTCGGCAGAAAAATCACCTGCAACTGAGAAGAGAATGGCAACGTTGAGAATGTCTAGAGCTAGCTTTGCGGAGGGATACGAAAACTTTAATGGTGAAAATGATCCTGAATCACAACCAGCTGAAAATATCAATACGCAAACAGAAGGCCATAGTATA gACGATGATGATGTGTTtggtacaacaacaacaacaacaacaagaacaacaaaaacaccATTGGCTGAATCAACAGTTTCATTTCACAGAACAGTACATTCTGAGGATGAGAGTAGTCAATCAGAAATG GAATGTTCACCAAGAGCATCATCACGTGGTCTACGCAAGATGAGTATCCATGGTTCCCTTGGCGATCTACCTGGTGCAATTACGAATGAAAAAGtcaaaaaagtgaaaaacagTAAAAAGAAAGGAAGACCTGGAAGTATGGTTAAAATAGCAGCCAATGAGTGGACTAATCCAATCAAAACAGGATATGTAAATAGAAAGAGTAAAGGTCCTTGGACAAA ATGCTGGATGGTGTTAAATGAAGACACACTATATGTCTACAGGACACCTGAAGACATGGTTACCATGGATACCACACATTTACCAGGTTACAAAGTATCAACAGATGTCAAAACTGCTTTCAAGTCAAGAAAACTCACATTCAAACTTTCACATGAG GGTTCAAGATCAACCTACATAGCTACAGAGACTGAGGCTGAGTTACATGCCTGGGTAGATGTCATAAATAAAGCTACTCAGAAAATTACTATGGAAGGACTCAATCTAGAATTGGGTGTCAGCAAAGAATTTGAGACAAAGAAAG ATGACAAGGAAACCCTGAGAAAGGAAAACGAGGAAGAATTTCGACTGGAATTGACGAAAATACAGAAAGATCAACTTATACAAGAAATGATAGCACATAGTAAAGGTCCACGAAAGAAAGGATTTCGACCAAAG AGTATGCCACCTATATCTAACACAAAAGATGAGATTAACCTGAAGTACGAGAAATCTCTAGAAGAGGAGGAACTGAAAGCTCTGAAGTATCAAACTATCCTGAAACAACGCAGAATGTCGGCGCAGATTAAGAAAGACGATCTCCAAAAGAAACTGTTTGaagacaagaaaaagaaaactgtGTCGGAAGTAGAATATGAAGCCATGGACAAGACGTTACAAGAATTAAATGATACTTTGACAAGTGTTGAATGTGAGATCAGGATGAATGAGAACATGAAAACAGAAACAATGGAATGTTTGAAACAGAAAAAAGAACTGGAATTGAAAATCTGTGCTCAGCAACACAAAATGAAAGAATACCGTAAGGTCGCAGCTGAGAAAGCTCTACAGGAAATATCAGAAACTGTTGGTCAAGTGTCACAGAAAGCATCGGAACAAATCACGATGCAAGTTTCGCATAGACAGTTTCCTGATCGGTTATCGGCCGTGAACCTCAAACGCAGGACTTTACCAGTAATACCACAAGAACGCTCACCTATGCCAAGTCCGCGCCCAAGCCCACAGCCGAGTCCGAGACCTAGTCCAATACTAAGTCATCGAACAGTAGATGGTTCGGAAAATAACATTGATAATGAGTCGTTGGATAAATTTTCACTTCACAGTACAATCTCAGATTCAAGTGTTAAGACAGTATCATCCAGTGGTGGCGACTCGGGTTTAAACTTTACTCCCGGACTGACCAAAGGTCGTAGTGAGAGTCCAATTCAAActttgggtcaaaggtcattgaaTGTTAATAGTTCTGAAGAAAAGACAATGCAAAGTGTTGCAACCACCGTAGTGGTATCAAATCTGGAAGATGAGAGTGGGAAGGCTGAAATTAATAAACAAAGTCAAACATCGTCAGAACAGACTGgacagaaaacaaaacatattagGACTGAAGTCAGTGCAGAAACTTTAGCAGAAATCGAG gCATTTGAGAAACTTGCCCTGGAAATGTTGGCCCAACATCCATTTTAG